A genomic segment from Streptosporangium roseum DSM 43021 encodes:
- a CDS encoding TenA family protein: MTAPTGERKRMHDELSAIAGPILARIREHPFWAGLRDGTLPSASLWYFAEQDARHVVPAYARALARCGAVADQDAHGALLCSAASATFGSLSRLDSELTKLAEALGKPPGAAAVTPAPPIHAHTSFMLAAPAVSFASGVGGLLPMTWFHLEVSNDLRERYEPGSRYAAWIDQYCPEGGFYQEYVAAYLDMVDEVGGQCSAGERERLVDHFLLGARYEFSFADAAWQRKGWLM; encoded by the coding sequence ATGACGGCGCCGACCGGGGAGCGCAAGAGGATGCACGACGAGCTGTCGGCGATCGCCGGACCCATACTGGCCCGGATCAGGGAGCATCCCTTCTGGGCCGGACTGCGCGACGGCACGCTGCCGTCGGCCTCGCTGTGGTACTTCGCCGAGCAGGACGCCCGCCATGTCGTCCCCGCGTACGCGCGGGCACTGGCCCGCTGCGGCGCGGTCGCCGACCAGGACGCGCACGGCGCGCTGCTCTGCTCGGCGGCCAGTGCCACGTTCGGCTCGCTCTCCCGGCTGGACAGCGAGCTGACCAAGCTGGCGGAGGCGCTCGGCAAGCCGCCGGGCGCCGCCGCCGTCACACCCGCCCCGCCGATCCACGCGCACACCTCCTTCATGCTCGCGGCGCCCGCCGTCTCGTTCGCCTCCGGCGTCGGCGGGCTCCTGCCCATGACCTGGTTCCACCTCGAGGTCTCCAACGATCTGAGGGAACGGTACGAACCCGGGTCCCGCTACGCCGCCTGGATCGACCAGTACTGCCCCGAAGGCGGCTTCTACCAGGAGTACGTCGCGGCGTACCTGGACATGGTCGACGAGGTGGGCGGGCAGTGCTCGGCCGGCGAGCGGGAGCGGCTCGTCGACCATTTCCTGCTCGGTGCTCGCTATGAGTTTTCGTTCGCTGACGCAGCGTGGCAGCGGAAGGGGTGGTTGATGTAG
- a CDS encoding right-handed parallel beta-helix repeat-containing protein has translation MSVGIASVVPGASAQAGSQASSGKKYYLDCGAGNDSATGTSAGTAWRTLARVNTVTFQPDDSILLRRGSTCNGVLQPQGSGTAAKPITVSAYGSGARPAIVGGGARAAVFLRNVQGWEIRNLDVSNPGAADGTPRTGIYVLLEDYGTGKHYVVEDVKVHDVLGCDCLQPELENSGGILFKAAGSSTPTGFDKIRVSRNVVSGVDNIGIGTLSQWSRRTPLYPSGSNSFVPITDVHIFANKLSDMGGDGILVQNGVDSLTEFNIVNGFGLRATASHAAILAFNSDRPVIQHNEVTGGAAFPPSFAFSVDAANSDIVYQYNYSHDNNGPFMLLCAFTGTNTDGATIRYNVSQNDKDLLLGTFQIPVIANGCDVPITDVNIYNNVVYSTTATALVGTLHPTPMTVKNNIFVGRPEGSTIVDTVGVYDHNLYRNITSVQPGDTHAVTGDPLFVRPGASGTVGVLGYRLKCGSPAIGAGTVIPDNGGRDLYGFRVPSDAAPNIGAYQGPCASR, from the coding sequence ATGAGCGTCGGAATCGCGTCCGTCGTGCCCGGCGCCTCGGCACAGGCCGGATCGCAGGCGTCGAGCGGCAAGAAGTACTACCTTGACTGCGGCGCCGGCAACGACTCCGCCACCGGCACGTCGGCCGGGACCGCGTGGCGGACCCTCGCCCGCGTCAACACGGTCACCTTCCAGCCCGACGACTCCATCCTCCTGCGCAGGGGCAGCACCTGCAACGGTGTCCTGCAGCCGCAGGGGTCCGGTACGGCCGCCAAGCCGATCACCGTCAGCGCCTACGGCAGCGGCGCCCGCCCGGCGATCGTCGGGGGCGGCGCCCGCGCGGCCGTGTTCCTGCGCAACGTCCAGGGCTGGGAGATCCGCAACCTCGACGTCTCCAACCCGGGCGCCGCCGACGGCACCCCGCGCACGGGCATCTACGTGCTGCTGGAGGACTACGGCACCGGCAAGCACTACGTGGTCGAGGACGTCAAGGTCCATGACGTGCTCGGCTGCGACTGCCTGCAGCCGGAGCTGGAGAACAGCGGCGGCATCCTGTTCAAGGCCGCCGGGTCGAGCACGCCCACCGGCTTCGACAAGATCAGGGTGTCCCGCAACGTCGTCTCCGGCGTCGACAACATCGGGATCGGCACCCTGTCGCAGTGGTCTCGCCGTACGCCCCTGTATCCGTCCGGGTCGAACTCGTTCGTCCCGATCACCGACGTGCACATATTCGCGAACAAGCTCAGCGACATGGGCGGCGACGGCATCCTCGTGCAGAACGGCGTGGACTCGCTCACGGAGTTCAACATCGTCAACGGGTTCGGCCTCCGCGCGACGGCCTCTCACGCCGCGATCCTCGCCTTCAACTCCGACCGCCCGGTGATACAGCACAACGAGGTGACGGGCGGCGCCGCCTTCCCGCCGTCCTTCGCCTTCAGCGTCGACGCCGCCAACTCCGACATCGTCTACCAGTACAACTACAGTCACGACAACAACGGCCCGTTCATGCTCCTGTGCGCCTTCACCGGAACGAACACCGACGGAGCGACGATCCGTTACAACGTCAGCCAGAACGACAAGGACCTTCTGCTGGGGACGTTCCAGATCCCCGTCATCGCCAACGGCTGCGACGTCCCCATAACGGATGTGAACATCTACAACAACGTGGTCTACAGCACAACCGCCACGGCGCTCGTCGGGACCCTCCACCCCACCCCGATGACGGTGAAGAACAACATATTCGTCGGCCGGCCGGAAGGGTCGACGATCGTCGACACGGTGGGGGTCTACGACCACAACCTTTACCGCAACATCACCTCGGTGCAGCCGGGCGACACCCACGCGGTGACCGGCGACCCCCTGTTCGTCAGGCCGGGAGCCTCCGGGACCGTCGGCGTCCTCGGATACCGGCTCAAGTGCGGCTCCCCGGCCATCGGCGCGGGCACCGTCATCCCGGACAACGGCGGCCGTGACCTCTACGGCTTCCGGGTGCCGAGCGACGCGGCGCCGAACATCGGCGCCTACCAGGGGCCGTGCGCCAGCCGCTAG